A genomic window from Myotis daubentonii chromosome 4, mMyoDau2.1, whole genome shotgun sequence includes:
- the CCNF gene encoding cyclin-F: MGSGSVIHCRCAKCFWYPTKRRIRRRPRNLTILSLPEDVLFHILKWLSVGDILAVRSVHSHLKYLVDNHASVWACASFQELWPSPRNLKLFERAAEKGNFEAAVKLGIAYLYNEGLSVSDEARAEVNGLKASRYFSLAERLNVSAAPFIWLFIRPPWSVSGSCCKAVVHESLRAECQLQRTHRASILHCLGRVLNLFEDEEKKKQARELFEESANQGCLTSSYLLWESDRMMDMSDPGRCLHNFRKLRDYAAKGCWEAQLSLAKACANGNQLGLEVKASNEIVCQLFQASHAANKQKVFSVQKGLNDTMRYILIDWLVEVATMKDFTSLCLHLTVECVDRYLRRRLVPRYRLQLLGIACMVICTRFINKEILTIREAVWLTDNTYKYEDLVRMMGEIISALEGKIRVPTVVDYKDILLTLIPMPPRTQHLCSFLCELSLLHTSLAAYSPARLAAAALLLARLTHGQTQPWSTQLWDLTGFSCEDLIPCVLSLHQKCFHDDVPKDYRQVSLTAVKQRFEDKRYQEISQEEVLSYSQVCAALGVKQESPEPTSFLSSGDIHTFLSSPSARKTKRKRENSLQEDRGSFVTTPTAELSSQEETLLGSFLDWNLDYCSGYEGDQESEGEKEGDVTAPSGVLDVTVVYLNPEQHCGQESSDEEACLEDKRCQDLHAMVPSTQTPLALGPTPPLCGSRELSKDITTSGYSSVSSVSPTNSVNGGPPQSTSAHSPGSDLSTLHCHHHARKSCLQCRPSSSPESNVPRQEVKRKNLSAPSKEEQDTNLGFLGL, encoded by the exons GTGCACTCCCACCTGAAGTACCTGGTAGACAACCATGCCAGCGTGTGGGCATGTGCCAGCTTTCAAGAGCTGTGGCCTTCTCCAAGGAACCTGAAGCTCTTTGAAAG GGCTGCTGAAAAGGGAAATTTTGAAGCTGCTGTGAAGCTAGGCATTGCGTACCTCTACAATGAAGGCT tgtctgtgtctgaTGAGGCCCGCGCAGAAGTGAATGGCCTGAAAGCCTCTCGCTACTTTAGTCTCGCTGAGCGACTGAATGTCAGTGCCGCGCCTTTCATCTGGCTCTTCATCCGCCCTCCGTGGTCAGTGTCTGGAAGCTGCTGCAAGGCCGTGGTTCACGAGAGCCTCCGGGCAGAGTGCCAGCTACAAAGA ACTCACAGAGCATCCATACTGCACTGCTTGGGGAGAGTACTGAATCTTTTTGAG gatgaagagaaaaagaagcaggCTCGTGAACTGTTTGAAGAGTCTGCTAATCAGGGATGTTTGACCAGCTCGTACCTCCTCTGGGAAAGTGACAGAATGATGGAT ATGTCTGATCCTGGACGGTGCCTCCACAACTTCCGGAAACTCAGGGACTATGCTGCCAAAGGTTGCTGGGAAGCCCAG CTGTCTTTAGCCAAAGCCTGTGCAAATGGAAACCAGCTTGGCCTAGAAGTGAAAGCATCCAATGAGATAGTCTGCCAGCTCTTTCAGGCTTCCCACGCTGCTAATAAGCAGAAGGTGTTTTCCGTGCAGAAGGGACTCAACGACACGATGAG GTACATTCTGATCGACTGGCTGGTAGAAGTTGCTACCATGAAGGACTTCACAAGCCTATGCCTTCACCTGACAGTGGAGTGTGTGGACCGATACCTACGGAGGAGGCTGGTGCCCCGGTACAGGCTCCAGCTGCTGGGCATTGCCTGCATGGTCATCTGCACTCG GTTCATCAACAAAGAGATCTTGACAATCCGGGAAGCTGTGTGGCTCACAGACAATACGTACAAGTATGAGGACCTGGTGAGGATGATGGGAGAGATCATTTCTGCCCTGGAAGGGAAGATTCGA GTCCCTACTGTGGTCGATTACAAGGACATCTTGCTGACGCTGATCCCTATGCCACCAAGAACCCAGCACCTGTGCAGCTTCCTCTGCGAGCTCTCCCTACTGCACACCAGCCTGGCCGCCTACTCCCCAGCACGCCTGGCTGCAGCCGCCCTGCTGCTAGCAAGGTTGACACATGGGCAAA cacagccctggaGCACTCAACTGTGGGACCTCACCGGCTTCTCCTGTGAAGACCTCATACCCTGTGTCTTGAGTCTTCACCAAAAGTG CTTCCATGATGACGTCCCCAAGGACTATAGACAAGTCTCTCTGACTGCCGTGAAACAGCGATTTGAGGACAAGCGTTACCAAGAGATCAGCCAGGAAGAG GTGCTGAGCTACAGCCAGGTGTGCGCAGCTCTAGGAGTGAAACAAGAGAGCCCGGAACCCACGTCTTTCCTCAGCTCAGGGGACATTCACACCTTCCTTAGCTCTCCTTCCGCAAGGAAAACCAAGAG GAAGCGAGAGAACAGCCTCCAAGAGGACAGGGGCAGCTTCGTCACCACCCCCACTGCAGAGCTGTCCAGCCAGGAAGAGACGCTCCTGGGCAGCTTcctggactggaacctggactaCTGCTCTGGCTACGAGGGCGACCAGGAGAGCGAGGGCGAGAAGGAAGGTGATG TGACGGCTCCCAGCGGTGTCCTTGATGTCACTGTGGTGTACCTCAATCCAGAACAGCACTGCGGCCAGGAATCTAGCGATGAGGAGGCCTGCCTGGAGGACAAGAGATGCCAGGACCTGCACGCCATGGTGCCAAGCACCCAGACACCTCTGGCCCTAGGGCCCACGCCCCCTCTCTGTGGCAGCAGGGAACTGAGCAAGGACATTACAACCTCAGGGTACTCCTCCGTCAGCAGCGTGAGTCCTACAAACTCCGTGAATGGCGGCCCTCCCCAATCTACCTCAGCACATTCCCCAGGCAGTGACTTGAGCACACTGCATTGCCATCATCATGCCAGGAAGTCGTGTTTACAGTGTCGTCCCTCAAGTTCCCCAGAGAGCAATGTTCCCCGGCAAGAGGTGAAAAGGAAAAACCTATCTGCCCCCAGCAAGGAGGAGCAGGACACGAACTTGGGCTTCCTGGGGCTGTGA
- the TEDC2 gene encoding tubulin epsilon and delta complex protein 2 isoform X2, translating into MLPLGCSRRLVAELRDALDTCAERQRQLEQSLRVSRRLLRAWEPAETPTPEPTPGPETNEEAPSPACTPSPQDLKELELLTQALQKAVHVRKGVSKAGERDKASSLKSGSIATSATTAAAPHGASPTKPPRGTRQATRPAKGLPKPRLLSAGDQTCAGRGPLAAKPGPGLRDPQIAPSAAPQAPEAFTLKEKGTLLQLPVAFRKAASQNSCLWAQLSSTQTSDSMDATTSSKTQFLQKMQVTSGWPSSRLSAAEVEAEVGRLQKACSLLRLRMEEELTRDPTDWMQEYRGLLTLEGLQAIVGQCLHRLRELQAEESGKEVPGCHPRRPHSPVLTEVVEQQLGPWPEERPPMASLPCGGGADPTWSPQLLLYSSTQELQTLAALRLRVDMLDQQIHLEKVLMAELLPLVSMQEPLGAPQLALCRAVHSLLCEGGQRFLTILRDEPAD; encoded by the exons ATGCTACCGCTCGGTTGCTCACGCCG GCTGGTGGCCGAGCTGCGGGACGCCCTGGACACCTGTGCCGAGCGGCAGCGGCAGCTGGAGCAGAGCCTGCGGGTCTCCCGGAGGCTGCTGCGGGCCTG GGAACCAGCGGAGACCCCGACTCCGGAGCCAACCCCAGGTCCAGAAACGAATGAAGAGGCCCCGTCTCCAG CATGCACACCCAGCCCCCAAGACCTCAAGGAGCTGGAGCTTCTAACCCAGGCACTGCAGAAGGCTGTACACGTTCGAAAAGGCGTATCTAAGGCCGGAGAAAGAGACAAGGCCTCCAGCCTGAAGTCTGGGTCCATTGCCACTTCGGCTACCACAGCCGCTGCCCCACACGGGGCTTCTCCAACAAAACCCCCCAGGGGCACCCGCCAGGCCACCAGGCCTGCCAAGGGCCTCCCGAAGCCTAGGCTTCTGTCCGCGGGGGATCAGACCTGTGCAGGGAGGGGGCCCCTAGCGGCCAAGCCTGGACCCGGCCTCAGGGACCCACAGATAGCTCCATCGGCTGCTCCTCAGGCCCCAGAAGCCTTCACACTCAAGGAGAAGGG GACGCTGCTGCAGCTGCCCGTGGCCTTCAGGAAGGCGGCTTCTCAGAACTCCTG CCTGTGGGCCCAGCTCAGCTCTACACAGACCAGCGACTCCATGGATGCCACTACGTCCTCTAAAACCCAGTTCCTCCAGAAAATGCAGGTGACT TCAGGCTGGCCTAGCTCCAGGCTCAGTGCTGcagaggtggaggcagaggtAGGGCGCCTGCAGAAGGCTTGCTCGCTGCTAAGACTGAGAATGGAGGAAGAGCTCACAAGAG ACCCCACGGACTGGATGCAGGAGTACCGTGGCCTGCTCACCTTGGAGGGGCTACAGGCCATTGTGGGGCAGTGCCTCCACAGGCTGCGGGAACTGCAGGCAG AGGAGAGTGGCAAAGAGGTGCCTGGCTGTCACCCCAGGAGGCCACATTCCCCCGTCCTCACAGAAGTGGTGGAACAGCAGCTGGGGCCGTGGCCTGAGGAGAGGCCCCCCATGGCCTCATTGCCTTGTGGAGGAGGAGCAGATCCCACCTGGAGCCCCCAGCTGCTTCTCTActccagcacccaggagctgCAAACCCTGGCAGCCCTCAGGCTTCGGGTGGACATGCTGGACCAGCAAATCCACCTGGAAAAG GTCCTGATGGCAGAACTTCTCCCCTTGGTGAGCATGCAGGAGCCACTGGGAGCGCCCCAGCTGGCGCTTTGCCGGGCTGTGCACAGCCTTCTCTGTGAGGGAGGCCAGCGCTTCCTCACCATCCTGCGAGATGAACCTGCTGACTGA
- the TEDC2 gene encoding tubulin epsilon and delta complex protein 2 isoform X4: MLPLGCSRRLVAELRDALDTCAERQRQLEQSLRVSRRLLRAWEPAETPTPEPTPGPETNEEAPSPACTPSPQDLKELELLTQALQKAVHVRKGVSKAGERDKASSLKSGSIATSATTAAAPHGASPTKPPRGTRQATRPAKGLPKPRLLSAGDQTCAGRGPLAAKPGPGLRDPQIAPSAAPQAPEAFTLKEKGTLLQLPVAFRKAASQNSCLWAQLSSTQTSDSMDATTSSKTQFLQKMQVTSGWPSSRLSAAEVEAEVGRLQKACSLLRLRMEEELTRDPTDWMQEYRGLLTLEGLQAIVGQCLHRLRELQAEVVEQQLGPWPEERPPMASLPCGGGADPTWSPQLLLYSSTQELQTLAALRLRVDMLDQQIHLEKVLMAELLPLVSMQEPLGAPQLALCRAVHSLLCEGGQRFLTILRDEPAD; this comes from the exons ATGCTACCGCTCGGTTGCTCACGCCG GCTGGTGGCCGAGCTGCGGGACGCCCTGGACACCTGTGCCGAGCGGCAGCGGCAGCTGGAGCAGAGCCTGCGGGTCTCCCGGAGGCTGCTGCGGGCCTG GGAACCAGCGGAGACCCCGACTCCGGAGCCAACCCCAGGTCCAGAAACGAATGAAGAGGCCCCGTCTCCAG CATGCACACCCAGCCCCCAAGACCTCAAGGAGCTGGAGCTTCTAACCCAGGCACTGCAGAAGGCTGTACACGTTCGAAAAGGCGTATCTAAGGCCGGAGAAAGAGACAAGGCCTCCAGCCTGAAGTCTGGGTCCATTGCCACTTCGGCTACCACAGCCGCTGCCCCACACGGGGCTTCTCCAACAAAACCCCCCAGGGGCACCCGCCAGGCCACCAGGCCTGCCAAGGGCCTCCCGAAGCCTAGGCTTCTGTCCGCGGGGGATCAGACCTGTGCAGGGAGGGGGCCCCTAGCGGCCAAGCCTGGACCCGGCCTCAGGGACCCACAGATAGCTCCATCGGCTGCTCCTCAGGCCCCAGAAGCCTTCACACTCAAGGAGAAGGG GACGCTGCTGCAGCTGCCCGTGGCCTTCAGGAAGGCGGCTTCTCAGAACTCCTG CCTGTGGGCCCAGCTCAGCTCTACACAGACCAGCGACTCCATGGATGCCACTACGTCCTCTAAAACCCAGTTCCTCCAGAAAATGCAGGTGACT TCAGGCTGGCCTAGCTCCAGGCTCAGTGCTGcagaggtggaggcagaggtAGGGCGCCTGCAGAAGGCTTGCTCGCTGCTAAGACTGAGAATGGAGGAAGAGCTCACAAGAG ACCCCACGGACTGGATGCAGGAGTACCGTGGCCTGCTCACCTTGGAGGGGCTACAGGCCATTGTGGGGCAGTGCCTCCACAGGCTGCGGGAACTGCAGGCAG AAGTGGTGGAACAGCAGCTGGGGCCGTGGCCTGAGGAGAGGCCCCCCATGGCCTCATTGCCTTGTGGAGGAGGAGCAGATCCCACCTGGAGCCCCCAGCTGCTTCTCTActccagcacccaggagctgCAAACCCTGGCAGCCCTCAGGCTTCGGGTGGACATGCTGGACCAGCAAATCCACCTGGAAAAG GTCCTGATGGCAGAACTTCTCCCCTTGGTGAGCATGCAGGAGCCACTGGGAGCGCCCCAGCTGGCGCTTTGCCGGGCTGTGCACAGCCTTCTCTGTGAGGGAGGCCAGCGCTTCCTCACCATCCTGCGAGATGAACCTGCTGACTGA
- the TEDC2 gene encoding tubulin epsilon and delta complex protein 2 isoform X5, with translation MLPLGCSRREPAETPTPEPTPGPETNEEAPSPACTPSPQDLKELELLTQALQKAVHVRKGVSKAGERDKASSLKSGSIATSATTAAAPHGASPTKPPRGTRQATRPAKGLPKPRLLSAGDQTCAGRGPLAAKPGPGLRDPQIAPSAAPQAPEAFTLKEKGTLLQLPVAFRKAASQNSCLWAQLSSTQTSDSMDATTSSKTQFLQKMQVTSGWPSSRLSAAEVEAEVGRLQKACSLLRLRMEEELTRDPTDWMQEYRGLLTLEGLQAIVGQCLHRLRELQAEESGKEVPGCHPRRPHSPVLTEVVEQQLGPWPEERPPMASLPCGGGADPTWSPQLLLYSSTQELQTLAALRLRVDMLDQQIHLEKVLMAELLPLVSMQEPLGAPQLALCRAVHSLLCEGGQRFLTILRDEPAD, from the exons ATGCTACCGCTCGGTTGCTCACGCCG GGAACCAGCGGAGACCCCGACTCCGGAGCCAACCCCAGGTCCAGAAACGAATGAAGAGGCCCCGTCTCCAG CATGCACACCCAGCCCCCAAGACCTCAAGGAGCTGGAGCTTCTAACCCAGGCACTGCAGAAGGCTGTACACGTTCGAAAAGGCGTATCTAAGGCCGGAGAAAGAGACAAGGCCTCCAGCCTGAAGTCTGGGTCCATTGCCACTTCGGCTACCACAGCCGCTGCCCCACACGGGGCTTCTCCAACAAAACCCCCCAGGGGCACCCGCCAGGCCACCAGGCCTGCCAAGGGCCTCCCGAAGCCTAGGCTTCTGTCCGCGGGGGATCAGACCTGTGCAGGGAGGGGGCCCCTAGCGGCCAAGCCTGGACCCGGCCTCAGGGACCCACAGATAGCTCCATCGGCTGCTCCTCAGGCCCCAGAAGCCTTCACACTCAAGGAGAAGGG GACGCTGCTGCAGCTGCCCGTGGCCTTCAGGAAGGCGGCTTCTCAGAACTCCTG CCTGTGGGCCCAGCTCAGCTCTACACAGACCAGCGACTCCATGGATGCCACTACGTCCTCTAAAACCCAGTTCCTCCAGAAAATGCAGGTGACT TCAGGCTGGCCTAGCTCCAGGCTCAGTGCTGcagaggtggaggcagaggtAGGGCGCCTGCAGAAGGCTTGCTCGCTGCTAAGACTGAGAATGGAGGAAGAGCTCACAAGAG ACCCCACGGACTGGATGCAGGAGTACCGTGGCCTGCTCACCTTGGAGGGGCTACAGGCCATTGTGGGGCAGTGCCTCCACAGGCTGCGGGAACTGCAGGCAG AGGAGAGTGGCAAAGAGGTGCCTGGCTGTCACCCCAGGAGGCCACATTCCCCCGTCCTCACAGAAGTGGTGGAACAGCAGCTGGGGCCGTGGCCTGAGGAGAGGCCCCCCATGGCCTCATTGCCTTGTGGAGGAGGAGCAGATCCCACCTGGAGCCCCCAGCTGCTTCTCTActccagcacccaggagctgCAAACCCTGGCAGCCCTCAGGCTTCGGGTGGACATGCTGGACCAGCAAATCCACCTGGAAAAG GTCCTGATGGCAGAACTTCTCCCCTTGGTGAGCATGCAGGAGCCACTGGGAGCGCCCCAGCTGGCGCTTTGCCGGGCTGTGCACAGCCTTCTCTGTGAGGGAGGCCAGCGCTTCCTCACCATCCTGCGAGATGAACCTGCTGACTGA
- the TEDC2 gene encoding tubulin epsilon and delta complex protein 2 isoform X1, which yields MEAARVLSYRRVLPRLVAELRDALDTCAERQRQLEQSLRVSRRLLRAWEPAETPTPEPTPGPETNEEAPSPACTPSPQDLKELELLTQALQKAVHVRKGVSKAGERDKASSLKSGSIATSATTAAAPHGASPTKPPRGTRQATRPAKGLPKPRLLSAGDQTCAGRGPLAAKPGPGLRDPQIAPSAAPQAPEAFTLKEKGTLLQLPVAFRKAASQNSCLWAQLSSTQTSDSMDATTSSKTQFLQKMQVTSGWPSSRLSAAEVEAEVGRLQKACSLLRLRMEEELTRDPTDWMQEYRGLLTLEGLQAIVGQCLHRLRELQAEESGKEVPGCHPRRPHSPVLTEVVEQQLGPWPEERPPMASLPCGGGADPTWSPQLLLYSSTQELQTLAALRLRVDMLDQQIHLEKVLMAELLPLVSMQEPLGAPQLALCRAVHSLLCEGGQRFLTILRDEPAD from the exons ATGGAGGCCGCCCGGGTGCTGAGCTACCGGCGTGTCCTCCCCAGGCTGGTGGCCGAGCTGCGGGACGCCCTGGACACCTGTGCCGAGCGGCAGCGGCAGCTGGAGCAGAGCCTGCGGGTCTCCCGGAGGCTGCTGCGGGCCTG GGAACCAGCGGAGACCCCGACTCCGGAGCCAACCCCAGGTCCAGAAACGAATGAAGAGGCCCCGTCTCCAG CATGCACACCCAGCCCCCAAGACCTCAAGGAGCTGGAGCTTCTAACCCAGGCACTGCAGAAGGCTGTACACGTTCGAAAAGGCGTATCTAAGGCCGGAGAAAGAGACAAGGCCTCCAGCCTGAAGTCTGGGTCCATTGCCACTTCGGCTACCACAGCCGCTGCCCCACACGGGGCTTCTCCAACAAAACCCCCCAGGGGCACCCGCCAGGCCACCAGGCCTGCCAAGGGCCTCCCGAAGCCTAGGCTTCTGTCCGCGGGGGATCAGACCTGTGCAGGGAGGGGGCCCCTAGCGGCCAAGCCTGGACCCGGCCTCAGGGACCCACAGATAGCTCCATCGGCTGCTCCTCAGGCCCCAGAAGCCTTCACACTCAAGGAGAAGGG GACGCTGCTGCAGCTGCCCGTGGCCTTCAGGAAGGCGGCTTCTCAGAACTCCTG CCTGTGGGCCCAGCTCAGCTCTACACAGACCAGCGACTCCATGGATGCCACTACGTCCTCTAAAACCCAGTTCCTCCAGAAAATGCAGGTGACT TCAGGCTGGCCTAGCTCCAGGCTCAGTGCTGcagaggtggaggcagaggtAGGGCGCCTGCAGAAGGCTTGCTCGCTGCTAAGACTGAGAATGGAGGAAGAGCTCACAAGAG ACCCCACGGACTGGATGCAGGAGTACCGTGGCCTGCTCACCTTGGAGGGGCTACAGGCCATTGTGGGGCAGTGCCTCCACAGGCTGCGGGAACTGCAGGCAG AGGAGAGTGGCAAAGAGGTGCCTGGCTGTCACCCCAGGAGGCCACATTCCCCCGTCCTCACAGAAGTGGTGGAACAGCAGCTGGGGCCGTGGCCTGAGGAGAGGCCCCCCATGGCCTCATTGCCTTGTGGAGGAGGAGCAGATCCCACCTGGAGCCCCCAGCTGCTTCTCTActccagcacccaggagctgCAAACCCTGGCAGCCCTCAGGCTTCGGGTGGACATGCTGGACCAGCAAATCCACCTGGAAAAG GTCCTGATGGCAGAACTTCTCCCCTTGGTGAGCATGCAGGAGCCACTGGGAGCGCCCCAGCTGGCGCTTTGCCGGGCTGTGCACAGCCTTCTCTGTGAGGGAGGCCAGCGCTTCCTCACCATCCTGCGAGATGAACCTGCTGACTGA
- the TEDC2 gene encoding tubulin epsilon and delta complex protein 2 isoform X3 has product MEAARVLSYRRVLPRLVAELRDALDTCAERQRQLEQSLRVSRRLLRAWEPAETPTPEPTPGPETNEEAPSPACTPSPQDLKELELLTQALQKAVHVRKGVSKAGERDKASSLKSGSIATSATTAAAPHGASPTKPPRGTRQATRPAKGLPKPRLLSAGDQTCAGRGPLAAKPGPGLRDPQIAPSAAPQAPEAFTLKEKGTLLQLPVAFRKAASQNSCLWAQLSSTQTSDSMDATTSSKTQFLQKMQVTSGWPSSRLSAAEVEAEVGRLQKACSLLRLRMEEELTRDPTDWMQEYRGLLTLEGLQAIVGQCLHRLRELQAEVVEQQLGPWPEERPPMASLPCGGGADPTWSPQLLLYSSTQELQTLAALRLRVDMLDQQIHLEKVLMAELLPLVSMQEPLGAPQLALCRAVHSLLCEGGQRFLTILRDEPAD; this is encoded by the exons ATGGAGGCCGCCCGGGTGCTGAGCTACCGGCGTGTCCTCCCCAGGCTGGTGGCCGAGCTGCGGGACGCCCTGGACACCTGTGCCGAGCGGCAGCGGCAGCTGGAGCAGAGCCTGCGGGTCTCCCGGAGGCTGCTGCGGGCCTG GGAACCAGCGGAGACCCCGACTCCGGAGCCAACCCCAGGTCCAGAAACGAATGAAGAGGCCCCGTCTCCAG CATGCACACCCAGCCCCCAAGACCTCAAGGAGCTGGAGCTTCTAACCCAGGCACTGCAGAAGGCTGTACACGTTCGAAAAGGCGTATCTAAGGCCGGAGAAAGAGACAAGGCCTCCAGCCTGAAGTCTGGGTCCATTGCCACTTCGGCTACCACAGCCGCTGCCCCACACGGGGCTTCTCCAACAAAACCCCCCAGGGGCACCCGCCAGGCCACCAGGCCTGCCAAGGGCCTCCCGAAGCCTAGGCTTCTGTCCGCGGGGGATCAGACCTGTGCAGGGAGGGGGCCCCTAGCGGCCAAGCCTGGACCCGGCCTCAGGGACCCACAGATAGCTCCATCGGCTGCTCCTCAGGCCCCAGAAGCCTTCACACTCAAGGAGAAGGG GACGCTGCTGCAGCTGCCCGTGGCCTTCAGGAAGGCGGCTTCTCAGAACTCCTG CCTGTGGGCCCAGCTCAGCTCTACACAGACCAGCGACTCCATGGATGCCACTACGTCCTCTAAAACCCAGTTCCTCCAGAAAATGCAGGTGACT TCAGGCTGGCCTAGCTCCAGGCTCAGTGCTGcagaggtggaggcagaggtAGGGCGCCTGCAGAAGGCTTGCTCGCTGCTAAGACTGAGAATGGAGGAAGAGCTCACAAGAG ACCCCACGGACTGGATGCAGGAGTACCGTGGCCTGCTCACCTTGGAGGGGCTACAGGCCATTGTGGGGCAGTGCCTCCACAGGCTGCGGGAACTGCAGGCAG AAGTGGTGGAACAGCAGCTGGGGCCGTGGCCTGAGGAGAGGCCCCCCATGGCCTCATTGCCTTGTGGAGGAGGAGCAGATCCCACCTGGAGCCCCCAGCTGCTTCTCTActccagcacccaggagctgCAAACCCTGGCAGCCCTCAGGCTTCGGGTGGACATGCTGGACCAGCAAATCCACCTGGAAAAG GTCCTGATGGCAGAACTTCTCCCCTTGGTGAGCATGCAGGAGCCACTGGGAGCGCCCCAGCTGGCGCTTTGCCGGGCTGTGCACAGCCTTCTCTGTGAGGGAGGCCAGCGCTTCCTCACCATCCTGCGAGATGAACCTGCTGACTGA